CCGGTTCAGACCGGCGAGCACGGCGCCGATCGCGCGCAGCGACTGCCGGTCCCGGGTGGGCGTCCGGGCGGTGCCCCACACGTCGTCCATGTCGCCTGCCTCCCTGTGGATTCAGGGCTCACAGCAGGGTGTCCACCGACGGCGGGCTGTCCCGGACGTCCGCTCCCCGCTCCAGCCACCGCAGCATGCGGACCGGTGGCTCCGGAAGCCCGCCGGGCCGTCCGCCGACCGCCCCCGCCCGCACCGCCAGTGCCGTCAGCGCCGGGATGCCGGACGAGGCCGCCGCCGCGAGCACCGCGTCCGGGACCGCGTCGGCCACCGCGCGGTGCCGTCCCGCGAGCGCCAGCAGCCGCCCCGCCGCGAAGAGCCCTACCGCCGCGAAGAGTTGACCCGGGTCGCCCTCCCCGGCCCCCTCCAGCAGCTCGTGCGCGGCGGCCAGCCCCTCCCGTGTGCCCACCGCCCGGTCCAGATAACGCACGGCGCGCGGCAGGAGTTCCGGCCGGGCCCGGACCACCCCGGGCAGGCTCCGGCTGACCTCCGCCCCGGGCGCGAGCCGGGGCAGCGCGTACCGCAGCGAGCGGAGGTCGTCCGTCGCCAGCCCCTGCCGCCACACCCGTTCCGCCGGTCCCGCCACATCCCGGGCGACCCCGGTGAGCAGGGTGTCCACCGGGCCGACGCCGGTCTTCCCGGTGGCCGGCCGCAGTCCGAGCCCGGCGAGCGCCGCCGTCATCGCCGCCCGCACCTCCTGTGCCTCGTCGGCTCCGGACACGCACACATGCCAGTCGTCGCCCCAGCGCACCCACCGCCCCGGCGCCCGTTCCGCCAGCACCGCGTCGACGGGGTCCAGTACCGCCGTGCCGAGCCTGCTGGCCCAGCGGTGCCCCGGCAGCAGACAGCGGCCGGAACGGGTGTGCAGCGCGGTCAGCCGTTCCGCGAGCGCGCCCGTCATCCAGGCGGCACGGAGCAGCACGTCCAGCGGCAGGGAGCGGAAGAAGCGGTGGACGTCCAGCGTGAGGACGTACGGGAGTTCGTCGCGGCACTCCCCGAGCGCGCGCAGCCGCTCCTGCCGGGCCCGGTAGCCGTGCCGGTACTCCCAGGTGGCGGAGCGGTAGCCGAACACCTCCGGGCGTGGCCGGTACCCGGCGAGGGCCCGTTCGGCGAGGGCGTGCAGATGGGCGCGGACGTCGGGGCCGACCACGGGCGCCGGTTCCGCGCGACACGCCGGAGGGACCGTGATCCAGCCGACCTCCAGCGGCGGCGGTTCCGCCGTGGGACGCAGATACGGCAGCGCATCGACGGCTCCGAGGGCGTCGGGTATCAGCTCCGTCAACAGATCCTGGCCGAAACTCTCCCTGAGAGCCCGGTCAACCAGAAGGACTTCGTCTCCCACAGCGGCATCATGGCACCCGGTCGCACGGCGGTAAGGGGGGAAGCACGTGGCCGCCAGGGGGAAAGTGCGCGACATGAGAGCGCGGGGGCCGCTGGACATCCGGCGCGCCCTGGGCATTCTGTGGGCGAAATCGCCGGATCGGGCGGGCGGCACGATGAATCTGCTGCTCTCGCATCTGCTGGACACGGCGGCCGTCGCCGGAGTGATGTGGGACCGCTTTCTGCCCCGCGTTGTCCACGAGGAGCTGGACCGGGTGGCCGGAGGTCCGGGCCGGGGTCGCGGACTGCTCATGTGGCTCTGCGGCATCCATGACTTCGGCAAGGCCACGCCCTCCCACCAGCGGCAGCGGCCCGAGCTGGCAGCCGAGTTGCCCGCCGCCGGACTCGGCTGGGAGGAGGAGATCGGGGAGCGGTACAGGTGGGAGCACGCCCCGGCGGGGGCCTTTCTGCTGCGTCCGCTGCTGACCGGAGCGGGCTGGCCGCAGGAGCACATCCGGTGGGTGTGGCCGCTGGTCGCCGGACACCACGGGTTCTTCCCCGTGGAGAGCGCCCTCGGGTCACCGCCCGCCGCGTTGCGCCGTGTCGACGGTGACAGCGCGTGGGAAGCAGTCCGGCAGAAGTTGATGTGCGTGATTCTGGACGAACTCGGCTTCGGGGACGGCCTCGACGGCCTCGCCGCTCTGTGCCCCGCCCGTCCGCCGTCCCGCGCTCTCCAGCTCCAGATCAGCGGCCTGGTGGTGATGGCCGACTGGATCGCCTCCGGCCCGGAGAACTTCCCCGGCGTCGATGTCCTGGAGGACGTGTCGTACGCGGGGGCGCGGCGCCGTGCCGAGGCCGCCTGGGCCGCGATCGGGCTCCAGGGCGGCTTCCGGTACCTGGCCGAGCCGGGCCCCGGGACGTTCCGCCGCCGCTTCGGCCACGACCCCCGCCCCGTGCAGGAGTTGGCGGCCCGCGCCGCCCGCGAACTCGACGGGCCGGGCCTGCTGATCGTCGAGGCGCCCCCGGGCGAGGGCAAGACCTGGGCCGGGCTGATCGCGGCCGAGACCCTCGCCGCCCGCACCGGCGCCGGAGGCGTCTTCGTCGGTATGCCGGTCCACTCCACCTGCGACCCGATGTTCCGGCGGGTACGGGAGTGGGTACGCGGCATCGACGAGGCCCTGGCCCCGGCGGTCGCCCTGCTCCACGGGCGGCGCACCCTCGACAGGAGCTGGAACGTCCTGCTGCCCCAGGACGCCGTCGGCCACTGCGGAGAGGAACCCGCGGCGGCGGTGCACGGCACCGCGGGCGATCCCCGTCTCGTTCCCGCCCAGTGGTTCTTCGACTACGCGCGCGGGCTGCTCTGCCCCTTTGTCGTGGCCCCCCTCGACCAGCTCCTGTACGCGACCACCCGCACCAAGTTCGTGATGCTCCGCATGGCGGGCCTGCCGGGCAAGGTGGTCGTCCTGGACGAGATCCACGCCGTGGACGTCCACGCCCAGCAGTACCTCCAGGAAGGGCTGCGCTGGCTGGGGCAGGCCCGGGTCCCCGTCGTCCTGCTGTCGGCGACCCTGACCGCCGGGCAGCGGCGCTCCCTCGTGGACGCGTACCTCGCGGGCGCGGCGGGCGAGGAGGAGTACACGTACGACGGCCTTCCGCAGCCCGACGGATACCCCTCGGTGACCGCCGTCCGGTACGACCACGGCGGCGACGGAGCGGCACCCCGGTGCGTCGTCCGCCGCTGTGCCAGCGCGCTGAGGGAACGGGACGTCATCGTCGAGATCCTTCCGGAGGGCCCCGAGGGCGCGGAGGACACCGCCGTCGACCGGGCCGTCGCCGATCGGGCCGTCGCCGCCCTGCTCGGCGAAGCGCTCGCCGACGGCGGTCGCGCCCTGGTCGTCCGCAACACCGCCCACCGCGCCCAGACCCTCTGGACCGGGCTGCGCACCCGTTTCGGCGACGAGGTCCTGCTGCTGCACCGGCAGTTCACGGCGGAGCGGCGCGCGGAGATCGCCGACGACTGTCTGCGGCAGCTCGCCCCCGGCTCCCCGGAGCGGCCCCGACGGTTGATCGTCGTCGCCGACCAGACCGCCGAGCAGGCGTTCGACGTGGACGTGGACCTCCTGGTCACCGATCTGGCCCCCATCGATCTGCTGCTCCAGCGCGCCGGACGGCTGCACCGCGACACCACCGTGGTCCGGCCGGTCCGCCTGGCCGCGCCCCGGCTCGTCGTCACCGGCACCACCGCCGTGTCCGGGACCGGCGGGCCGCCGCGCTTCCCCGCCCGTTCCACGGCCCTCTACGGACGTCATCCGCTGCTCCGCGCCGCACACCTGGTCCACCGCGCGGCCCGGACGGGCGCCCGGCTGCCCGGCGCCGTCCCCCGGCTGGTCGGCGAGGGATACGCCGACGGCGACACGGACCTCCCGGACGGCTGGCGGGCCACCGCCGGGGCGGCGCGCGAGCAGGCGCGACGGGACCGGGAACGGCGGGTGGAGCGCGCCGTCCCCCGACTGCTCACCCGGCGCGGCGACGGACGGGGGCGGACGCTGGGCGGGCTGAGCTACATCGGCCTGCCCCCGGCCGACGGGGACGAGGGCCTGTCCGCCCTGGTCCGCGACCGGGCCGCGGCCGAGGCGATCCTCCTCGTCCGGGACGGCACCGGCTACCGGACCCCGTGCGGCACGGCCCTCGGCCCCGAGGGCTTCGTGGCCGACCGGGACGACCGGCTGGTCGACCTCGTCCGCCGCCACACCGTGGAACTGCCCGTGAGCTGGTGGGGACAGCCCGCGCTGAAGCTGGGGCCGCTCCCCGTCTGGGGCCGGAAACCGAAGGTCAACTACCGCCTGGTGACGGCCCGGGTGCTGATCCTGGACGAGCACCACCGGGGCGTACTCGGCGGCCGTGCGGTGCGCTACGACGCCGATCTCGGACTCGTCGAAGCCGAAGCCGAAGCCGAAGCCGGACTCGAAGTCGAAGCCGATGCCGGAGCTGATGCCGGAGCCGAAGTTGGAGTCGGAGTCGAACCCGGAGTCGAAGCCGAAGCCGAACGGGGCCTGTCCGGCAGCTCCGTCGACGGGACAGGCCACGGCCCGGCGGAGAATCCCCCGGACCGACGGAGCCCCATGGGGGGAGAGCTGTGGATCTGATCGAAGCACCCTGGCTCGTCGCACGGCGCGACGACGGCGGCGAGGACTCCGTCGGCCTGCGCGCACTGCTGCTGAACGCCCATCGCTACACGGACCTGGAGGTCGAACTCCCCACCCAGAAACCCGCGATCCTGCGCCAGGTGCTGCTGCCCGTCGTCGTCGACGCGCTCGGCTTCCCCGAGACCCCCGAGGAGTGGGCGGAGCACTTCCACGCGCCGGACGGCTTCACCGGGCAGGCCGCCGAGCGGCTGACGGAGTACCTGGACGAGCACCGCGACCGGTTCGGGCTCTTCGACCCCGTCGACCCCTTCGCCCAGGTCGGAGGGCTCCGCACCGGCAAGGACGAGACCCGGAACTCCGCACTGATCGTCGCGACGGCGGCGAGCGGGAACAACGTCCCCTTCTGGTCCGCGCGGACCGACGGACAGGCGCCCCGGCTCAGCCCCGGGCGGGCCGCCCACTGGCTGCTCCACACCCACTGCTGGGACCCCGGGGCCATCAAGACCGGGGCCTTCGGGGACCCCCGGGCCAGGGCCGGGAAGGTCATGGGCAACCCCACCGGCCCCCTCGGCGCGCTGGGCCTCGTGCTGCCGATGGGCCGCACCCTGTACGAGAGCCTGTGGCTGAACGTCCCCTTCGGCGTGACCCGGCTCGCCGGCGATCTGCCGCAGTGGCGCCGCAGGGACCGGGAGGGACCCGTCGAGGAGACCCGGTCCACGGCCACCCCCGGCTGGGACAGCCGCCCCCCGCGCGGCCCGCTCGACGCGTGGACCTGGCAGGCCCGCCGCATCCGGCTCGTCCCCGAGACCGCCCCCCAAGATGCGGACGGGGACGGGGAGCCCGAGGTCAACCGGGTCGTCGTGGCGGCGGGCGACCGGCTGCGGCTCCAGCCCGACCACGAGTTCCACACCGCGTGGACCGTCGACAGCCAGACCGTCCACCGCAAACGGCTCGCGAAGGACCCGGACGCCCTCCAGATCCGGCCCCGGCGGCACCGCGCCGGACGGGCGGCCTGGCGGGGGCTCGACGCGCTGCTCGCCGTGGAGGGATCGACCTGGCAGCAGGACGCCACGGAGGTCGGCCAGGGCTTCCACACCGCCCAGATCCTGGTGAAACTGGCGGAGGCCGGTGCGGAGCTGCCGCCGGACTATCCGCTCCGGCTGGAGCTGACCGGGATCGCCTACAACAGCAAGTTCAGTGCCATCGAGGACACCTTCCACGACGAGCTCCCGCTGCCGGTCGCCGCCCTGCGCCGGGACGGTCTGGTCCGGGCCGCCCTGATCGGGGCCGTGGCCCAGGCCGAGCGGCTCGCGGACGCCGTCAACCGGCTGGTGGCCGACCTGCGCCGCGCCGCCGGTGCCCGGCCGGTCCCCGGGGGCGAGTGGCAGCACCCCGGCGAGAGCCTGCTGCACGCGCTCGACCCGGTCGTACGGCTGCTGCTGCGGCTGCTGCGCACGTCCGACGAGGACTTCGACCGCGTCGACGAGCTGCTGCGGGCCTGGGAGGAGAAAGCGGGCCGCGAGACCTGGAAGGTGGCGGAACACCTGCTGGCGCAGAGCCCGCCGGGGCTGTTCCAGGGCAGCGTCCTCGTCCAGGGCGGAAAGACCCGTACCTATCGGCTGAGCACCGCCGAGCGGACCTTCCGCGACACGCTGGACGACACCCTGTGGCGGCGCGCGAACCGGCGGAAGGGCCGTGGGAACGCGCTGTCGTCCGTGGTGCAGGGGCAGCCCTTGGGGCCGCCGGGGCAGGAGTTCCGCGCCGAGCAGCCCGACGGAAGCCGCCAAGGAAGCCACCAAGGAAGCCCCGGCGGAAAGCCCGACGCGGGGCCCGGCGGAAGGCCCGGTACGGAGCCCCATGGAAAGCCCGACGCGGGGCCCGGCGGAAGGTCCGCTACGGCGCCCGATGGAGAGGGGGCGGCATGACCGCCGGTACATCCCCGTCCGACACCCCGGCCGGCACCCCGTCCGACACCCGGTCCGAACGGGACACCGCGCCCGAACGGGACACCGCGCCCGAACGGGACACCGTGCCCGGGGCCGCGCGCCGCACCGGGCCGCCCCGCTACTGGCACCGCCATGTGGGAGCCGACGGCGCCTGGCGGAAGGAGCACACCGGCGGGCCGCCCGGCGAGGACCTGGCGGCCCTGCGCGCGGGTCTCGGGAAGCCCGCAGGGACCGTTCCGTCGCTGTGGCAGCACTACACCAGTCGCACCGACGGCAGGCCCACCCCCGAACTGGAGGCCGAGCACGGCGCCCTCTCCCTCTACGGCCTGCACCAGCAGAGCCGGCGCAGGCCCATGCACCGGCCCGGCGTGGGCCTCGGCGAGGCCCTGCGCAGGCTGCGGCAGAGCGGCGGCGTCAGCGCGGACGCCCTCGACCGCCGTACCGCCGCCGCCGTGAACGCCACCTCCGTGCCCGCCCTGCTGTACCGGCTGCGCGGGCTGATCCCGCAACTGCGGTCCGCCGCCATCCCCCTCGACTACGACCAGCTCCTGCGCGATCTGCGGAACTGGGCCCACCCCGAGTCCCGGCAGCGCGTCCGCCGGACCTGGGGGCTCGCCTACCACACCGACAAGCGGGACGTGCCCGAGGAACCCGTCCCCTCCGCCCCCGACCCGGCCGGGCAGGCCCCCGCACCGGCCACCACCGCGACAGCCCCAGCACACCGCGCACCGGACCAGGAGACCCCGTGACCGGCCCCGTGACCGACACCGCGCCCCGCGCCTACATCGACGTCCACATCCTCCAGACCGTCCCCCCGGCCAACCTCAACCGCGACGACCAGGGCAACCCCAAGGAGGCCATGTTCGGCGGGGTGCGCCGCTCCCGGGTCTCGTCCCAGGCGTGGAAGCGCGCCACCCGGATGCACTTCACCGAACGGCTGCCCCGGGAGGGCCTCGCGACCCGCACCCGGCGGGTCGCCGACGTCCTCGCCCGGCGGATCGAGCAGCTCACCGAGGTGCCGCCGGAGGGCTCCGCCCGGCTCGCGCGGGCGCTGCTCGCCCCGTTGGGGATCAAGGAGGGCAAGAAGGACGGCGACACGGCCTATCTCTTCTTCTACGGCCGGGGCCAGCTCGACGCCGTGGTCGGCCTGATCGAGGACGAGGCCCTGGAGCTGGCCGCGCTCGACGACAAGGCGCTGGCCAAACGGGTCGAATCGTTCGACGTACGGGGGAGGTTCGGCAGCGGACACCCGCTCGACGTGGCCCTCTTCGGCCGGATGGTCGCCGATGTCCACGCGCTGAAGGTCGACGCCGCCACCCAGGTCGCCCACGCCCTGTCCACCCATGCCGTGGAGCTGGAGTTCGACTACTTCACCGCCGTCGACGACGAGACGAAGGACGAGGGACCGGGCGCCGGGATGATCGGCACCATCGGCTTCAACTCGGCCACCCTCTACCGCTACGCCACGGTGGGGCTGCACCAGCTCCACGACAACCTCGGCGGGTCCGACGAGGGAACCGTCGACGGCGTCCGGGACTTCGTCGGCTCCTTCGCCCGCTCCGTCCCCTCCGGTTACACCAACTCCTTCGCCCATCGGACCCTGCCCAGCCTGGTCGCGGTCGTGGTCCGCTCCGACCAGCCGGTGAACCTCGTCTCCGCCTTCGAACGGCCCGTCTCCTCCGTCCGGGGCATCTCCGAGAAGTCGGCCTCCGCGCTCGCGGACGAGCACACACGGGCCGTGCGCAACTGGGGCGACACCCCCTCCTTCACCTCCGTCTGCCACGCGTACGAGGACAGCGCGGACACCGCCGGGAAGCTGCGGGACGCGTTCGGCGACCCGGTGGACTTCCCCGCGCTGCTGGCCGGTCTGGGGGACCATCTGGCGACGCTGCTGCGGGGGCCGCGATGACCCCTCCCGGCGCCCATGGCCCTCAGAGTGCCGGTGCCGCTGCTGGTGCTGGTGCTGGGGGTGCGGACGCCGCAGCCGCTGCCGGGGCCGTGCTGCTGCTGCGGCTCGCGGGCCCGCTCCAGTCCTGGGGCTCCGCCAGTGCGTTCAACAGCCGCCAGACCGGGGCCGAGCCCACCAAGTCCGGGGTGATCGGGCTGCTCGCCGCCGCCGACGGGCGGGCGCGGGGCGCCTGCATCGAGGATCTGCGGGCGCTGCGCCTCGGGGTCCGCGTCGACCGGTCCGGGACCCTGTTGCGGGACTACCACACCGCGAGCGACCATCGGGGCCGTCCGCTGGCCCAGGCGGGCGTCGGCGCCAAGGGGACCCAGCGGCCTACGTCCCCCGCGAAGTACACGCAGGTCACGACCCGTTACTACCTTCAGGACGCGGTCTTCCTCGCCGCCCTCGCGGGCCCCCGCGCCCTGCTCGACCGGCTCGACCGGGCGGTCCGGGCCCCCGCCTTCCCGCTGGCGCTCGGCCGCCGTTCCTGTGTGCCCTCGCTGCCGCTGGCCCTGGGGGTCCACCCGGGTTCCCTGGGCGAGGTCCTGAGCACCCACCCCTGGGCGGTCTCCGCGTACGCCCGCGACCTGTACGCCCGACAGCTCGGTCACGAACGGGCCGAGGACGGCGGGCCCCAGCGCGGCCCGGCCGCCATCGACCGCCCGGTGACGCTGGACGACCCGGACGGGGACGACCGGCTCCAGGACGCCCCCGTCTCCTTCGACCCCGTCGACCGCCGTTTCACCGGCCGCCGGGTGACCCGGACCTGGGTCCGCGTCCCCACCGGCCTCACCCCGCCGGACGGGGCATCCGACCACGACGACGCCGGGCACGACCCGTTCGCCCTGCTGGGCAGGTGACCGCATGAGCTATCTCTCCCGTATCCGTATCAATCCGCTCCGGGCGGAGAGCCGCAAACTGCTGGCCAGCCCCCGTGCCATGCACGGGGCCGTCCTGGGCGGTGTCCCGGGCGGGGCCGGTGCTCCCGGCATGCCCGGCGTCCCCGGCGTGCCCGGCGTGCCCGGTGTTTCTGAGGGGACGGAGGGTGAGCAGGCGAAGGGGGCGCCCCGGGTGCTGTGGCGGCTGGACGCGGACGATCCGCACCGGCCGCAGCTCTATGTCCTGACCCCCGGCCGTCCCGACTGGTCCCATGTCGTCGAACGAGCGGGCTGGCCGGACGCGGACGGCGAGCACGCCGTCATCCGCGACTGCGCGCCGCTCATCGAACGGCTCGCCGTGGGACAGGAGTACGCGTTCCGGCTGACCGCCAACCCCGTGCAGACCACCGCCACGCCCGTCCGGCCGACCTCCGCCCAGGAGAAGCGGATCGCGGAACGGGTGGAGGGCGAGCGCCCGCGCGGCTTCCGGCTGGCGCACCGTACGGCCGCGCATCAGCTCAACTGGTTTCTGCGCCGGACGGACGGCTGGGGCTTCGCGGTGCCGCCCTCGCGCACGGACCCGGCCGCACCGGGGCTCGACGCGGCTTCGGGGCTCGACGCGGCTTCGGGGCTCGACGGGGCTTCGGGAGGTGACGGGGCTTCTGGAGGTGACGGAGGGCCGGATTCCGTCGGGGCACGGGACCCCGTGCGCGAGGTCCGGATCACCGCCCGGCAGCGGCACACGTTCAGCAAGGGCCGCCGGGGGACGCAGGTGACCTTCCACAGCGCCACCTACGAGGGGCTGCTGCGGGTCACCGATCCGGAGCTGCTGGCCGCCCGGCTCCTCGGCGGCATCGGACCGTCCAAGGCGTACGGCTGCGGCCTGCTGACCCTCGCCCCCGCGCCGCCGGGAGGGGACGGCTGAGCCTCGCCCGGTGCCGCGCGGGGGCGGCCGGGCCTCGCCCCGCGCGGTGCCGCGCGGGGGGCGGCCGAGCCCGCCGACGTCCTGCCCCCGGTCTCAGATCCCGGCGTCCGGCTCCTTGCTCACCTTCAGGTTCTTCGGGATGGCGGGCAGGACGCGCTGTTCCGAAGAGGTCAGCGGGATGTGGTGGGGCTCGGTGTACGGGGTGGCCGTGGCGGGGCGGAGCGTGACGGCCGGGCCGCCCTTGCGGAGGTTGACCGCCTTCGGGGCGAGGCCCTTGAGCGCCGGGAGGCGGTAGGCGGGGGCCTTCTTCAGGGCCTGGGCGAGGAAGTCGGCCGTGAGCTGGGCGGTCTGGGCGCGGGCCGCCGAGGGGGACGCGACCTGGGCGCGCTCGCATGTGCCGATGGCGCCGCCCGGGTCGGTCGCGGACAGATTGGTGTTGAGCATCCGGTGCCCGGTGCCCGCGAGCAGGACATCGGCGGCGACCCTGGTGGTGCCCGCCCTGGCGAGCTGCTTCATCGTGTCCAGGCCCGCGGTCGGCGAGGTGTCCTCGTCGCAGGCGCCCCGGATGTTGAGGACGGGCACCTTGTGCGGGGCGGGCTCGGCGTTCTCGGCGGGCTGGATGGCGACCGTGCCGAAGAGCCCCGCGCGCCGGGCGGCGGCGGGGGAGAGGACATGGCCGCCGCCCCTGCTGTGGCCGACGAGACCCACCCGTGAGGTGTCGATGCGGCCCTTGGCATTGATCCTGAGCCCGTGGTTCTTGCCCCGGTCGAGGTCGGCGAGCAGCTTCAGATGGGCGTTGACGAGGTCGGTGTAGCCCTTCGCGGGCTCGGTCTCGCCGCCCCACCAGATCTCGGGGGACACGACGTCGATGGCGACCGCGGCGAAGCCCTTCCGGGTCAGCTCCTCGACGAGGTAGGACTGGCCCACGTTCTGGCGCAGATAGTCGGGGCCGAGGGAGCCCTTGACGGGGACGCCGGGCTTCGCGCAGACCAGGGGCCAGGTGGTCTTCACAGGCTTCTTGGCGATGTACGGGTTGCCCGGGGCGACGCAGTTGTGGTGGGTGCCGTGGAGGACCACCACGACCGGGTGCGGGCCCTTGCCCCGGGGTATGCCGAGGACGCCGTGGAACTGCGAGGGGTTGCCCGCGGTCCGGCCGCCCGTGATCCGCAGCAGGCCCGGGGCCAGCTTGTAGCCGGTCAGCACGGCGGGGGCGGTCGCCGCCGTCTTCTGCGCCGTCTTCTGTGCTGTTTTCTGTGCGGGCGTCGGCTTCGGCCCGGCGGTCGCGGCGGGGGCCGTCGCCGCGGTGAGGGTCAGGGTGACGGCGGCGGCGGTCGCCACCAGGCCCAGGGGGCGCAGCTTCGCGGTGTTCACATGGGTGAGGAGGGAGAAATGGACGGATTGGTTCCGGCTTCTTCCGTGTTCTCGGCGCCGGTCGGGAAGGCCGTGGTCCGGAGGATCTGGAGGGTCTGGAGGGACCGGAGAGGCTGGAGGGGGCGTGATCCGACCGGTCCGGAGGACGACGGTCCGGGAGGTGCCGGTCCGGAGGGCGACGGCTCGGAGGGCGACAGTCCGGGAGGTGCTGGTCCGGAAGGCGCGGGTCCGGAAGGGCCCGGGCATCCGTGGTGCCCGGGCCCCTCCTCGTCCCCGTGCGGAATCCGTGGCGGACGCGCGTCAGACCCGTATCCCGCCGGACCGCAGCAGCGGCAGCCCCGTCACCGCCGCCGCCAGCGTCGCGTCCCGCCGGGCGAAACAGAAGCGGATCATCCCGCTCCCCCGATGGGTCCCGGCGAAGAAGCACGTACCGGGAACGGCGGCCAGGGAGAGGTCCTGGAGCAACGCCTGCGTCAGCCGTTCGCTGTCGCGTCCCAGGGTGCCGGAGAAGGCGAAGATCGCGCCCTGCGGTGACGAGGTCGGCAGCCCGGCGTCATTGAGGGCACCCACCAGCAGATCGCGCTTGCGGCGTAACTCCTCGCGCAGCCGCGCGTGGTACGCGGGCGAGAAGTCGGCGCGGGCCAGCGCCGCGGCCTGACCGGTGGTGAGCGGGTCCGCCGCGCATCGGGAGATCGTCTGCTGGGCCAGCCGCAGCCGGTCGGTGAGCGGGGCCGGGGCCGCCGTCCAGCCGACGCTGCGGCCCGCCGTTCGATGGCTGAGGGAGAGGCTGCCGATGACCACGGTCCGTCCCCGGCCCGCGGGGAACTGCCAGGGCGAACAGTGTTCCCCCGCGTAGACCATGGCCGCGTACGCCTCGTCGCTGACGATGCCGACGCGATGCTCGGCGCACAGCTCGGTCAGCGTCCGCATCTCGGCGGGCCCGAGCACCCGGCCGGTGGGGTTGTGGGGGGAGTTGACGATGATCGCGCGGGCGCGGGGGGTGAAGGC
The nucleotide sequence above comes from Streptomyces clavuligerus. Encoded proteins:
- a CDS encoding pyridoxal phosphate-dependent aminotransferase encodes the protein MRQPSTITGARDGSAPGGPRSGPGSGGQPPSRRVRRLAPPAIDRFTAAGAGAAIDLAHGHCDWDDDHGGHTVPTGENTGTDIGEAPGGAPHGPVGGDVLLDPDPPVNGDGSPAAPDGPFALRSAVARVLGTRLGTTVDPETEVTLSQGTAQALYAALLVLVDPGDEVIVFEPYHEGFLHAVELAGARVRLVRLHPPDWEYDERELRAAFTPRARAIIVNSPHNPTGRVLGPAEMRTLTELCAEHRVGIVSDEAYAAMVYAGEHCSPWQFPAGRGRTVVIGSLSLSHRTAGRSVGWTAAPAPLTDRLRLAQQTISRCAADPLTTGQAAALARADFSPAYHARLREELRRKRDLLVGALNDAGLPTSSPQGAIFAFSGTLGRDSERLTQALLQDLSLAAVPGTCFFAGTHRGSGMIRFCFARRDATLAAAVTGLPLLRSGGIRV
- a CDS encoding dienelactone hydrolase family protein codes for the protein MNTAKLRPLGLVATAAAVTLTLTAATAPAATAGPKPTPAQKTAQKTAQKTAATAPAVLTGYKLAPGLLRITGGRTAGNPSQFHGVLGIPRGKGPHPVVVVLHGTHHNCVAPGNPYIAKKPVKTTWPLVCAKPGVPVKGSLGPDYLRQNVGQSYLVEELTRKGFAAVAIDVVSPEIWWGGETEPAKGYTDLVNAHLKLLADLDRGKNHGLRINAKGRIDTSRVGLVGHSRGGGHVLSPAAARRAGLFGTVAIQPAENAEPAPHKVPVLNIRGACDEDTSPTAGLDTMKQLARAGTTRVAADVLLAGTGHRMLNTNLSATDPGGAIGTCERAQVASPSAARAQTAQLTADFLAQALKKAPAYRLPALKGLAPKAVNLRKGGPAVTLRPATATPYTEPHHIPLTSSEQRVLPAIPKNLKVSKEPDAGI